A genomic segment from Prochlorothrix hollandica PCC 9006 = CALU 1027 encodes:
- a CDS encoding RNA-guided endonuclease InsQ/TnpB family protein, producing the protein MKVRYQYRIYPTSQQVKGLNQLFGCCRVVYNDALAIVRSVPQGEKWPSNAELQKLVITQAKKTAERKWLADVSVVPLQQSVQALGAAFKNFFESRSGKRKGSKVGFPRFKKKLNQQSARFVRTGFSLKGNKLELAKLGRFKVKWSRPLPSEPSSVTIIRNTAGQYHASFVVEIGSINIEPLRPSIGVDLGIKTFAFLSTGDRVESPGYNRLDRKTRRFQRKLARQVKGSKRREKTRLRLAKLKLKTANIRKDFLHKTTTQLVHENQVVVLEDLAVKNMLGNRKLARAISQQGWSTARTMCEAKANRVNDREVRIISRWEPTSQICSDCGFRWGKVALSVRSILCVSCGTEHDRDGNAAKNIEKSGLGLTQDSKWTKNGRKTRMSGNPTALSSQPYSEQLGLFA; encoded by the coding sequence ATGAAAGTACGATACCAGTACCGAATTTATCCAACATCGCAACAGGTCAAAGGGCTGAATCAGCTTTTTGGGTGTTGTCGAGTTGTGTACAACGATGCCCTGGCGATTGTGCGGTCAGTGCCGCAGGGCGAGAAATGGCCCAGCAATGCTGAACTGCAAAAGCTGGTGATCACTCAGGCTAAAAAGACGGCTGAACGGAAATGGTTGGCCGATGTGTCAGTCGTGCCCTTGCAGCAGTCGGTTCAGGCTTTAGGTGCTGCCTTCAAGAACTTTTTTGAGAGCCGTAGCGGCAAACGAAAAGGGTCAAAGGTGGGCTTCCCTCGGTTCAAAAAGAAGCTGAACCAACAGTCGGCACGGTTTGTTCGGACGGGATTCTCCCTCAAGGGCAATAAGCTTGAACTGGCCAAGTTAGGCCGCTTCAAGGTGAAGTGGTCAAGGCCACTGCCCTCTGAACCTAGCTCTGTGACCATTATCCGTAACACGGCTGGACAATACCATGCCAGCTTTGTAGTGGAGATTGGCTCCATCAATATTGAGCCACTACGGCCCTCAATTGGGGTAGATCTAGGCATCAAAACTTTTGCCTTTCTCAGCACAGGTGATCGGGTAGAATCCCCTGGATATAATCGGTTAGACCGCAAGACGCGACGGTTTCAGCGTAAGCTGGCCCGCCAAGTTAAAGGGTCTAAGCGTCGCGAAAAGACTAGGCTGCGCCTTGCAAAGCTGAAGCTAAAAACGGCCAATATCCGAAAAGACTTTCTCCACAAGACCACGACCCAGCTAGTCCACGAAAATCAAGTGGTGGTGTTGGAGGATCTGGCGGTGAAGAATATGCTTGGTAATCGGAAGTTGGCACGGGCCATCAGTCAGCAGGGTTGGAGCACCGCACGAACCATGTGTGAGGCCAAGGCCAACAGGGTTAATGATCGAGAGGTCAGGATCATCAGTCGGTGGGAGCCAACCAGTCAGATCTGTTCTGATTGTGGCTTTCGGTGGGGCAAGGTTGCTCTATCGGTTCGTTCCATCCTCTGTGTGAGTTGCGGAACCGAACATGATAGAGATGGTAATGCCGCCAAAAATATCGAAAAGTCTGGGTTGGGGCTAACCCAAGACTCTAAATGGACAAAGAACGGGCGTAAGACCAGGATGTCTGGCAATCCGACTGCTTTGTCTAGCCAGCCGTACAGCGAACAGCTTGGACTATTCGCCTAG
- a CDS encoding FAD-dependent oxidoreductase, with protein MTESPPSPLFQPLSRRTLLKLFGVGTLGGLVSYSRIAKPQPALHEQDALTLPRRLDRAGTAIVVGGGLAGLTAAYELSQRGFAVTLLERSPQLGGKIASWPIQVNGEDFITEHGFHGFFPQYYNLWGLVDELSIRNNFRELPTYAVLYKDKYDPEIFKPRRSAFPWNVVDLAVGSPNNLRWGLNLTKWEHWKVLQDIAGFDPQKSFKRLDHISVADWVAEDFPQGLYEVYFLPFAKSSLNSPDLLSVAELTQFFHFYFFGNPEGLAFRGTRQDMGRSLVDPIAAAIIAAGGEIVTEASITGLDWEEGRITGVRYQKGNTGTTAPFWVDLNPLLGDDRSEYFGAGDAVYALSPDGQEALSLTCTHQGCTVQPQGEAGYVCPCHGALFGPSGSVEGGPARRNLSRFRVLDRQGDRLQLVALNPAVTEAEVPVTADYYVMAADVVGMRNIFALSQGEVHPRVQQQVQSLAVSDPFATVRFWFDRDFPWAYSDFTSLSGYRLTDSITLYHHIQDDYQAWAERTGGSVVELHSYCYKERDFPTQADLLATFEQELYEIVPELAGATLIHRQFVNQKNFSGFPPNSDRDRPSTSSLVPNLLFAGDWVKMPFACGLMERAVSSGFLAANAICQQEGLQRRPLLSVNPVGLLAPLTSAEPEVLPAQAEPPDLATPDTIEPGTLG; from the coding sequence ATGACAGAATCGCCCCCTTCACCGCTGTTTCAGCCCCTTTCACGGCGTACCCTCCTCAAGCTCTTTGGGGTGGGAACCCTGGGGGGGCTGGTGAGCTACAGCCGCATCGCCAAACCCCAACCTGCGCTCCATGAACAGGATGCCTTAACCCTGCCTCGCCGCCTAGATCGAGCGGGAACGGCGATCGTGGTGGGGGGAGGGCTGGCAGGGCTGACCGCTGCCTATGAACTGAGTCAACGGGGGTTTGCCGTGACCCTGCTGGAGCGATCGCCCCAACTGGGGGGGAAAATCGCCAGTTGGCCCATCCAGGTCAATGGGGAAGACTTCATCACAGAACACGGGTTCCATGGCTTTTTCCCCCAGTACTACAACCTGTGGGGGCTGGTGGATGAACTGAGCATTCGCAACAATTTCAGGGAACTGCCCACCTATGCGGTGCTTTATAAGGATAAATACGACCCCGAAATTTTCAAGCCCCGACGATCGGCCTTTCCCTGGAATGTGGTGGATTTAGCGGTGGGATCCCCCAATAATCTGCGGTGGGGGCTGAACCTGACCAAATGGGAGCACTGGAAAGTCCTGCAAGACATCGCCGGCTTTGATCCCCAAAAAAGCTTTAAGCGCTTAGACCATATTTCCGTGGCGGACTGGGTGGCGGAGGATTTTCCCCAAGGGCTATATGAGGTCTACTTCCTGCCCTTTGCCAAATCGAGCCTTAATTCCCCAGATTTACTGAGTGTGGCGGAACTAACCCAGTTTTTCCACTTCTATTTCTTTGGCAATCCGGAAGGCTTAGCGTTCCGGGGAACCCGCCAGGACATGGGGCGCAGCTTGGTGGATCCCATTGCCGCCGCCATTATCGCCGCTGGGGGAGAGATTGTGACGGAAGCCAGCATTACCGGGCTGGATTGGGAAGAGGGCCGCATTACCGGAGTGCGCTACCAGAAGGGCAACACGGGTACAACGGCTCCCTTTTGGGTCGATCTCAATCCCCTGCTGGGGGACGATCGCAGCGAATATTTCGGAGCCGGGGATGCTGTTTATGCCCTGTCTCCCGATGGCCAAGAAGCCCTGTCCCTCACCTGCACCCACCAAGGTTGCACCGTCCAACCCCAGGGGGAGGCGGGCTATGTTTGTCCCTGTCATGGTGCCCTGTTTGGGCCATCGGGCAGCGTGGAGGGGGGACCGGCCCGCCGCAATCTCAGCCGTTTCCGGGTGCTGGACCGCCAGGGCGATCGCCTGCAACTGGTGGCCCTGAACCCAGCAGTAACCGAGGCAGAAGTCCCAGTGACAGCGGACTACTATGTTATGGCCGCTGATGTGGTGGGGATGCGCAATATTTTTGCCCTGTCCCAGGGGGAAGTTCACCCCAGGGTGCAGCAGCAGGTGCAAAGTCTGGCGGTGTCCGATCCCTTTGCCACGGTGCGGTTTTGGTTCGATCGGGACTTTCCCTGGGCCTACAGCGATTTCACTTCCCTGTCGGGCTATCGTCTCACCGACAGCATCACCCTCTATCACCACATCCAAGACGACTACCAAGCCTGGGCAGAACGCACCGGGGGCAGTGTGGTGGAGCTGCATTCCTATTGCTACAAGGAACGGGATTTTCCCACCCAAGCCGACCTACTGGCCACCTTTGAGCAGGAACTCTATGAAATTGTCCCGGAACTGGCAGGAGCCACCCTGATCCATCGTCAGTTCGTCAACCAGAAGAACTTTTCTGGCTTTCCCCCCAATAGCGATCGCGATCGCCCCAGTACTAGCTCCCTGGTGCCCAATCTGCTGTTTGCGGGGGATTGGGTCAAAATGCCCTTTGCCTGTGGTTTGATGGAACGGGCAGTGAGCAGTGGCTTCTTAGCCGCCAATGCCATTTGCCAGCAGGAAGGGTTGCAACGCCGCCCCCTGTTGAGTGTCAACCCGGTGGGGCTGTTGGCTCCCCTAACATCGGCAGAGCCGGAAGTGCTGCCAGCCCAAGCCGAACCGCCAGATTTGGCCACACCGGACACCATCGAACCGGGAACCCTGGGGTAG
- a CDS encoding ABC transporter permease has translation MNPHRIFVIASNAFREVIRDRALYLLGVFAVILLLANRALPDIAVVTSDKMLLDVGLGAMALIGLVVTVFVGTGLINREIEKRTVIVLLSKPVSRPELIVGKHLGLVAVTAVLVTTMTLFYMGLLWVQRIPFPVGAIALSSGFLVLELSLLTAVAILFGVSTSSLLATLLTLAVYLVGHLSQDLVRMVQLTRSEDLQRLSKGLYLVLPDLSRLTLRNEAIYNALPPVGELVAHASYGLLYTLMVLIAAILIFMGREF, from the coding sequence ATGAATCCGCACCGAATTTTCGTCATTGCCAGTAATGCCTTTCGGGAAGTCATCCGCGATCGTGCCCTCTATCTCTTGGGGGTCTTTGCGGTGATTTTACTGTTGGCTAACCGGGCCTTACCAGATATTGCCGTGGTCACCTCCGATAAGATGCTCCTGGATGTGGGGCTGGGAGCCATGGCCCTGATTGGGCTGGTGGTGACCGTGTTTGTGGGCACGGGGCTGATTAACCGGGAAATTGAAAAACGCACGGTGATTGTGCTACTCAGCAAGCCTGTGAGCCGCCCGGAACTGATTGTGGGCAAACACCTGGGGCTGGTGGCGGTAACGGCGGTGCTGGTGACCACCATGACCCTGTTTTATATGGGGCTGTTGTGGGTGCAGAGGATTCCCTTTCCCGTGGGGGCGATCGCCCTGTCCAGTGGTTTCCTAGTGCTGGAGTTATCGTTACTAACGGCGGTGGCCATCCTGTTTGGGGTCTCCACCAGTTCCCTCCTGGCCACCTTGCTGACCCTGGCGGTGTACCTGGTGGGCCACCTCAGCCAGGATCTGGTGAGAATGGTGCAACTGACCCGCAGCGAGGATCTTCAGCGCCTCTCCAAGGGGTTGTATTTGGTCTTGCCGGATCTGTCGCGCCTAACCCTGCGCAATGAGGCGATTTATAACGCCCTGCCGCCGGTGGGGGAATTGGTGGCCCATGCCAGCTATGGCCTGCTGTATACCCTGATGGTGTTGATCGCTGCCATTTTGATTTTCATGGGCCGTGAATTTTAG
- a CDS encoding DNA cytosine methyltransferase — translation MKAPVRQTLPQPPTVKALSFFSGCMGLDLGLEQEGIEVLLASDIDPAARRTIALNRPHLPLLGDVRDYSAPGIREAAGLDPTEDLDLMVGGPPCQAFSSAGKRQGLQDDRGNVFLTFIDLIAQLRPKFAVIENVRGLLSAPLHHRPHHLRGEGLPPLNPEEQRGGALLCILQRLNAAGYGVSFNLYNAANFGSPQKRERVVLLCSRDGRPLPHLTPTHCSRPDHGLPPWRTVRQAWAGLPPDGHHFVTFPEKRLRYYRLLKPGQNWRDLPPDLQPQAMGASYYAGGGKTGFYRRIAWDQPSPTLVTHPAMPATDLAHPEADRPLSIEEYKRLQEFPDDWAIAGTLLQQYRQVGNAVPCSLGRAIARLILAQLRGEEPQIYPDFPYSRYRNTDEVSWMSATLALP, via the coding sequence ATGAAAGCCCCTGTCCGCCAGACCCTGCCCCAGCCCCCAACCGTGAAAGCCTTAAGCTTTTTCTCCGGGTGCATGGGTTTGGATCTAGGGTTGGAACAGGAGGGCATTGAAGTCCTGCTGGCCAGCGACATTGATCCGGCTGCCCGTCGAACGATCGCCCTCAACCGTCCCCATCTGCCCTTGCTGGGGGATGTGCGGGATTATTCAGCCCCAGGGATCCGGGAGGCGGCAGGACTGGATCCCACAGAAGACCTGGACCTGATGGTGGGGGGTCCACCGTGCCAAGCCTTTAGCAGTGCCGGAAAACGCCAGGGGTTGCAGGACGATCGGGGCAATGTGTTCCTCACCTTTATTGATTTAATTGCCCAACTGCGGCCCAAGTTTGCCGTTATTGAGAATGTGCGGGGGCTGCTGTCGGCTCCCCTCCACCACCGACCCCATCACCTGCGGGGGGAAGGCTTGCCCCCATTGAACCCAGAGGAACAACGGGGCGGGGCGTTGCTGTGTATCCTCCAGCGGCTCAATGCGGCGGGCTATGGGGTTTCCTTCAATCTCTACAATGCTGCTAACTTTGGTTCGCCCCAAAAACGGGAGCGGGTTGTGTTGCTGTGCAGCCGGGATGGTCGCCCCCTCCCCCACCTCACCCCCACCCACTGCTCCCGGCCTGACCATGGCCTGCCCCCCTGGCGCACGGTGCGACAAGCCTGGGCGGGACTGCCCCCGGACGGCCATCATTTTGTCACGTTCCCAGAGAAGCGACTGCGCTATTACCGGCTGCTGAAACCGGGGCAAAATTGGCGGGATCTCCCCCCAGATCTGCAACCCCAGGCCATGGGTGCGTCCTACTATGCTGGGGGCGGCAAAACGGGCTTCTACCGTCGCATTGCCTGGGATCAACCCTCCCCCACCCTGGTCACCCATCCGGCTATGCCCGCCACGGACTTAGCTCACCCGGAGGCCGATCGCCCCCTCAGCATTGAGGAATATAAGCGCCTTCAGGAGTTCCCCGATGATTGGGCGATCGCGGGCACACTGCTCCAGCAATATCGCCAGGTGGGCAATGCGGTGCCCTGCTCCCTGGGGCGGGCGATCGCGCGGCTGATTTTGGCCCAACTCCGGGGCGAAGAACCCCAAATCTATCCCGATTTCCCCTATTCCCGCTATCGTAACACCGACGAGGTGAGCTGGATGTCTGCAACCCTAGCCCTACCGTAA
- a CDS encoding glutathione S-transferase family protein, with protein sequence MTPAPLTWPELEALTDYHLDRVNGPTNAQSRLRLFGHSEAEVQVTLYRDHHAWCPYCQKIWLWLEEKQIPYRIEKITMFCYGEKEAWYKRKVPSGMLPAIELQGRIITESDDILMALERVFGPLHQGMQDPEVLPLRQLERLLFRAWCQWLCYPARFPGQDRQSRQQFIAVVGEVEKALASSPGPYFLDPFGTVDLVFTPYVERMNASLYYYKGYSLREENPRFAAWFAAMESRPTYRGTQSDFSTHVHDLPPQMGGCYSNKTPEAVAHQQRVDHGPWAGLPDVTAEEPTTSRQEALHRVLKHRQTLIAINPGDDRTVDPALRCALTQLMTGQVCVPPVGSAGALRYLRDRISVPRDMSIYAAKRLREALEATAALDSDTQGPPIPVRHRRDQDPANFGTVITGR encoded by the coding sequence ATGACCCCTGCTCCCCTGACTTGGCCCGAACTGGAAGCCCTCACCGATTACCACCTCGATCGGGTCAACGGTCCCACCAATGCCCAATCTCGACTGCGACTCTTTGGCCACAGCGAAGCCGAGGTCCAGGTAACCCTCTACCGCGATCACCATGCCTGGTGTCCCTATTGCCAAAAAATCTGGCTGTGGCTGGAAGAAAAACAAATCCCCTACCGCATCGAAAAAATCACCATGTTTTGCTACGGGGAAAAAGAAGCCTGGTACAAACGGAAAGTACCCTCTGGGATGTTGCCCGCGATCGAATTACAGGGGCGCATCATCACCGAAAGTGACGATATTCTCATGGCCCTAGAACGGGTTTTCGGTCCCCTCCACCAGGGAATGCAGGATCCAGAGGTGCTACCCCTGCGGCAGTTGGAGCGGTTGCTGTTTCGGGCCTGGTGTCAGTGGCTGTGTTACCCCGCCCGCTTCCCCGGCCAAGATCGCCAAAGTCGCCAGCAATTTATCGCCGTCGTCGGGGAGGTGGAAAAAGCCCTGGCCAGCAGCCCCGGACCCTACTTTTTAGACCCCTTTGGCACCGTCGATCTGGTGTTCACCCCCTATGTGGAGCGCATGAATGCCAGTCTCTATTACTACAAAGGCTACTCCCTACGGGAGGAAAATCCCCGTTTTGCGGCCTGGTTCGCCGCCATGGAAAGCCGACCCACCTATCGGGGCACCCAAAGCGATTTTTCCACCCACGTCCACGATTTACCGCCCCAAATGGGGGGCTGCTACAGCAACAAGACCCCCGAAGCAGTGGCTCATCAACAGCGGGTGGATCATGGACCCTGGGCCGGGTTACCCGATGTCACCGCTGAGGAACCCACCACCTCCCGCCAAGAAGCCCTCCATCGGGTTTTGAAACATCGCCAGACCCTTATTGCCATCAATCCGGGGGACGATCGCACCGTGGATCCAGCCCTGCGCTGTGCCCTCACCCAGTTAATGACGGGCCAAGTTTGTGTTCCCCCGGTGGGGTCTGCGGGGGCACTGCGGTATCTGCGCGATCGCATTAGCGTCCCCCGTGATATGTCGATTTATGCAGCAAAGCGGCTGCGGGAAGCCCTGGAAGCCACCGCTGCCCTGGATAGCGACACCCAGGGTCCCCCCATTCCAGTGCGCCACCGCCGGGATCAAGATCCCGCCAACTTTGGGACGGTCATCACGGGGCGTTAG
- a CDS encoding NfeD family protein has protein sequence MTTASVHQQIELFETQTTALVAETIGPDQPGRIKYQSSYWPARFYHSDCPLTVTPGNSVTVVGRLGITVLVVPENYLSPEDLRRLGSRPRSWLRSLWLRSLWGWWRKPSGDRVA, from the coding sequence ATGACGACAGCCTCTGTTCATCAGCAAATCGAACTGTTTGAGACCCAAACCACGGCCCTCGTGGCAGAAACCATTGGTCCTGATCAGCCGGGACGCATTAAGTATCAATCCAGCTATTGGCCCGCCCGGTTTTATCATTCCGACTGTCCCCTCACTGTTACACCGGGGAATTCTGTGACGGTGGTAGGTCGATTGGGGATTACGGTGTTGGTGGTGCCCGAGAACTACCTCAGCCCCGAAGATTTGCGGCGCTTGGGGAGCCGCCCCCGGTCTTGGTTACGGTCTCTTTGGTTACGGTCTCTTTGGGGCTGGTGGCGCAAACCTAGCGGCGATCGCGTTGCTTAA
- a CDS encoding histone deacetylase family protein, whose product MPLPLVYHPDYVTPLPPGHRFPMAKFGLLRDHLIQTQVAEPQQFQQPNIPPQQWLELVHSPRYIQAYCGGTLEPAAQRRIGLPWSPALVRRTCCAVGGTVLTAQLALEWGLACNTAGGTHHAFPDYGSGFCIFNDCAIAARLLQHQGRVQRVLMVDLDVHQGDGTAWIFRDDPSVFTFSMHCDTNFPLRKQTSDLDVPLAVGLEDEGYLQTLDRHLPDLLRQVKPDLVFYNAGVDPHGGDRLGKLALTDTGLWRRDMQVLTTCVRGGYPVACVIGGGYCDDLPALIYRHSLLHRAASEVYRHSKL is encoded by the coding sequence GTGCCCTTACCCCTGGTTTATCACCCCGATTATGTGACCCCCCTGCCGCCGGGACACCGGTTCCCCATGGCTAAATTTGGGTTACTCCGGGACCATTTGATCCAAACCCAGGTGGCAGAGCCTCAGCAATTTCAGCAACCCAATATCCCCCCCCAGCAGTGGCTGGAACTGGTCCACAGCCCTCGCTATATCCAGGCTTACTGCGGGGGAACCCTGGAGCCAGCAGCCCAGCGACGCATTGGCTTGCCCTGGAGTCCGGCCCTGGTGCGGCGCACCTGTTGCGCAGTGGGGGGCACCGTGTTGACGGCCCAATTGGCCCTGGAGTGGGGGCTGGCTTGCAACACGGCGGGGGGCACCCACCATGCTTTTCCCGATTATGGGTCTGGGTTTTGCATTTTTAATGACTGCGCGATCGCCGCCCGCCTATTGCAACACCAGGGACGGGTGCAACGGGTGTTGATGGTGGATCTAGATGTTCACCAGGGGGATGGCACTGCCTGGATTTTCCGGGATGATCCCTCGGTGTTCACCTTTTCCATGCACTGTGACACCAATTTTCCCCTCCGCAAACAGACCAGTGATCTGGATGTGCCCCTAGCGGTGGGGCTGGAGGATGAGGGTTATCTGCAAACCCTCGATCGCCATTTGCCGGATCTGCTGCGCCAGGTCAAACCGGATCTGGTGTTTTACAATGCCGGGGTGGATCCCCATGGGGGCGATCGCCTGGGGAAATTAGCCTTAACCGATACGGGTCTCTGGCGGCGGGATATGCAGGTGCTGACTACCTGTGTCCGGGGCGGCTACCCGGTGGCCTGTGTCATCGGCGGAGGCTACTGCGATGATCTCCCAGCCTTGATCTACCGCCATAGTTTGCTCCACCGAGCCGCCAGCGAAGTCTACCGCCACAGCAAGCTCTAA
- the wecB gene encoding non-hydrolyzing UDP-N-acetylglucosamine 2-epimerase, with translation MSPIPVCIVLGTRPEAIKLAPVIQQFQACPAFATQVILTGQHREMVAQVMDWFSLESQQDLAIMQAQQTLTDITCRSLQGLQVLFQEYQPRIVIVQGDTTTAFAAALAAFYQQIPVGHVEAGLRTDDLFNPYPEEANRRLISQVAQLHFAPTVQAMDNLRRSGVVGHLHHTGNTVIDALLSVSAQQPDCPVPGLDWNQYRVLLATVHRRENWGEPLQSLGHSFLQILDACPDTAILLPLHRNPQVREPLQAILGDHPRVFLTEPLDYPNLVGAIQRCTLLLTDSGGLQEEAPSLGKPVLVLRETTERPEAVTAGTARLVGTKTETVVTAALELLQDPVAYAAMANAVNPFGDGTASQKILNLVQAFLGVSGAD, from the coding sequence ATGTCCCCCATTCCGGTTTGTATTGTTCTGGGTACCCGTCCCGAAGCCATTAAGCTGGCCCCCGTCATTCAGCAATTTCAAGCCTGTCCTGCTTTTGCAACCCAGGTCATTTTGACCGGGCAACACCGGGAAATGGTGGCCCAAGTCATGGATTGGTTTAGCTTAGAGTCCCAGCAGGATTTGGCCATTATGCAGGCTCAACAAACCCTGACAGACATTACCTGCCGCAGTTTGCAGGGGCTGCAAGTGTTGTTTCAGGAATACCAGCCCCGCATCGTGATTGTCCAAGGCGATACCACTACGGCCTTTGCGGCTGCTCTGGCGGCCTTTTATCAACAAATTCCCGTGGGCCATGTGGAAGCGGGCCTACGCACCGATGACCTGTTTAATCCCTATCCAGAAGAGGCCAATCGTCGTCTGATTTCCCAGGTGGCCCAGCTTCACTTTGCCCCGACGGTACAGGCCATGGATAATTTGCGGCGATCGGGGGTGGTGGGTCACCTGCACCACACCGGCAATACGGTGATCGATGCCCTCCTGTCGGTGTCGGCCCAGCAGCCCGACTGTCCGGTGCCGGGGCTGGACTGGAACCAGTACCGGGTCTTGCTGGCGACGGTGCATCGTCGGGAGAATTGGGGGGAGCCGCTCCAGAGCCTAGGCCACAGTTTTTTGCAGATCCTCGATGCCTGTCCCGACACAGCCATCCTGTTGCCCTTGCACCGCAATCCCCAGGTGCGGGAACCGTTGCAGGCCATCCTGGGGGATCATCCACGGGTCTTTTTGACGGAACCCCTGGACTACCCCAATTTGGTGGGAGCCATCCAACGCTGTACCCTGCTGCTGACAGACTCCGGGGGATTGCAGGAAGAAGCTCCCAGTTTGGGTAAACCGGTGCTGGTATTGCGGGAGACCACGGAGCGACCCGAAGCGGTGACCGCCGGCACGGCCCGATTGGTGGGAACGAAGACAGAAACGGTGGTGACGGCTGCCCTGGAACTGTTACAGGATCCCGTAGCCTATGCAGCTATGGCCAATGCGGTGAATCCCTTTGGCGATGGCACCGCTTCCCAAAAAATTTTGAACCTGGTGCAGGCTTTTCTCGGAGTATCTGGGGCAGATTAG
- a CDS encoding Uma2 family endonuclease has translation MIAHLDTTLYPAPTPVPNPEIVYPDSDGEPMADNTKQFRWITVIQYNLEWLFAPDPTVFVAGDLLWYPVEGNNKIRQAPDVMVVFGAGKGDRGSYQQWKEGNVVPQVVFEILSPGNTLAEMNRKQAFYNRYGVEEYYIYDPDRNDFSGWVRTEADLEVLESTASWVSPRLGIRFEWSEAALHLYRPDGTPFASYGEVSHRLELALVAVEQERQRADQERQRADQERQRADQERQRADRLAQQLKALGINPNQIL, from the coding sequence GTGATTGCACATCTGGACACCACCCTTTACCCTGCCCCCACCCCCGTCCCCAACCCTGAGATTGTTTATCCCGATTCCGATGGCGAACCCATGGCCGACAACACCAAACAGTTTCGCTGGATCACGGTGATCCAATACAACCTGGAATGGCTCTTTGCCCCGGATCCCACGGTGTTTGTAGCTGGGGATTTGTTGTGGTATCCCGTGGAGGGCAACAACAAAATCCGACAAGCTCCCGATGTGATGGTGGTCTTTGGGGCGGGCAAGGGCGATCGTGGCTCCTACCAACAATGGAAAGAGGGCAACGTGGTTCCCCAAGTGGTGTTTGAAATCCTCTCCCCCGGTAACACCCTGGCGGAAATGAACCGTAAACAGGCGTTTTATAACCGCTACGGGGTGGAGGAATATTACATTTACGACCCCGATAGAAATGACTTCAGTGGCTGGGTTCGCACCGAGGCTGATCTGGAGGTGTTGGAGAGCACAGCGTCTTGGGTTAGCCCTCGCCTGGGCATCCGCTTTGAGTGGTCTGAGGCAGCGCTCCACCTGTATCGCCCCGACGGTACCCCCTTTGCCAGTTATGGCGAGGTGTCCCATCGCCTAGAGTTAGCCTTGGTCGCCGTGGAGCAGGAACGCCAGCGGGCTGACCAAGAACGCCAGCGGGCTGACCAAGAACGCCAGCGGGCTGACCAAGAACGCCAGCGGGCCGATCGCCTTGCTCAGCAGTTAAAAGCATTGGGCATTAATCCCAATCAGATCCTTTGA
- a CDS encoding Uma2 family endonuclease — MIAHLDTTLYPAPTPVPHPEIVYPDSDGEPMADNTKQFRWITVIQYNLEWLFAPDPTVFVAGDLLWYPVEGNNKIRQAPDVMVAFGAGKGDRGSYQQWKEGNVVPQVVFEILSPGNTLAEMNRKQAFYNRYGVEEYYIYDPDRNDFSGWVRTEADLEVLESTASWVSPRLGIRFEWSEAALHLYRPDGAPFASYGEVSHRLELALVAVEQERQRADQAQQNAAQAQQQADQERQRAEQERQRADRLAQQLKSLGINLDETR; from the coding sequence GTGATTGCACATCTGGACACCACCCTTTATCCTGCCCCCACCCCCGTCCCCCATCCTGAGATTGTTTATCCCGACTCCGATGGCGAACCCATGGCCGACAATACCAAACAGTTTCGCTGGATCACGGTGATCCAATACAACCTGGAATGGCTCTTTGCCCCGGATCCCACAGTGTTTGTAGCTGGGGATTTGTTGTGGTATCCCGTGGAGGGCAATAACAAAATCCGACAGGCTCCCGATGTGATGGTGGCCTTTGGGGCGGGCAAGGGCGATCGTGGCTCCTACCAACAATGGAAAGAGGGCAACGTGGTTCCCCAAGTGGTATTTGAAATCCTCTCTCCCGGTAACACCCTGGCGGAAATGAACCGAAAACAGGCGTTTTACAACCGCTATGGGGTGGAGGAATATTACATTTATGACCCCGATAGAAATGACTTCAGTGGCTGGGTGCGCACTGAGGCTGATCTGGAGGTGTTGGAGAGCACAGCGTCTTGGGTTAGCCCTCGCCTGGGCATCCGCTTTGAGTGGTCTGAGGCAGCGCTCCACCTGTATCGCCCCGACGGTGCCCCCTTTGCCAGTTATGGCGAGGTGTCCCATCGCCTAGAGTTAGCCTTGGTCGCCGTGGAGCAGGAACGCCAGCGGGCGGATCAAGCACAGCAAAACGCTGCCCAAGCACAGCAACAAGCTGATCAAGAGCGCCAGCGGGCCGAGCAGGAACGCCAGCGGGCAGATCGCCTTGCTCAACAGTTAAAATCCCTGGGTATTAATCTGGATGAAACGCGATAA